Proteins found in one Paenibacillus sp. FSL R10-2782 genomic segment:
- a CDS encoding TIGR00282 family metallophosphoesterase, which yields MNVLFIGDIFGSVGRKALRENLPSLKSKYNPHIIIVNGENSASGRGITPAIAREFFDWGVHGITMGNHTWDNKDIFDFIDDEPRIIRPANFPPGTPGRGYTVVKGGGKELAIVNLQGRTFLPPIDCPFRAADEIVDDLRKKHKHILVDFHAEATSEKIAMGWHLDGRASIVVGTHTHVQSNDETILPQGTAYQTDVGMVGPYEGVLGMQRDAVLQKFQTQLPVRFQPDNGKWHFHAVSVELNDNDGMARKIQKIRLKEDEWRMD from the coding sequence ATCAACGTATTATTTATTGGAGATATTTTCGGTAGTGTAGGCAGAAAGGCATTAAGGGAAAATCTTCCTTCGCTAAAATCAAAATACAACCCGCATATTATTATCGTGAATGGGGAAAATTCAGCTTCAGGAAGAGGCATTACTCCAGCCATCGCCAGAGAATTTTTTGATTGGGGCGTACATGGTATTACAATGGGTAATCATACTTGGGACAATAAGGATATATTTGATTTTATAGACGATGAGCCACGTATTATACGTCCGGCAAACTTTCCTCCAGGAACGCCGGGGCGAGGCTATACCGTGGTGAAAGGTGGAGGCAAGGAGTTGGCGATCGTTAACTTGCAGGGCAGAACCTTTCTGCCGCCCATCGATTGCCCGTTCCGTGCAGCAGATGAGATCGTAGATGATTTGCGCAAGAAGCATAAGCACATTCTGGTTGATTTTCATGCCGAAGCGACATCGGAAAAAATTGCTATGGGCTGGCATCTAGATGGCCGTGCTTCAATTGTGGTTGGTACACACACCCATGTGCAGAGCAACGATGAAACGATTTTACCACAAGGAACAGCGTATCAGACAGATGTGGGTATGGTAGGTCCCTATGAAGGAGTACTTGGCATGCAGAGAGACGCCGTGTTGCAGAAATTTCAGACTCAGCTTCCAGTACGTTTTCAACCGGACAACGGAAAATGGCATTTTCACGCTGTTAGCGTAGAACTGAATGACAACGACGGTATGGCGCGTAAAATTCAGAAAATTAGACTCAAAGAAGATGAATGGCGGATGGATTAA
- a CDS encoding stage V sporulation protein S, which yields MDVLKVSAKSNPNSVAGALAGVLRERGNAELQAIGAGALNQAIKAVAIARGFVAPSGVDLICIPAFTDIVIDGEDRTAIKLIVEPR from the coding sequence ATGGATGTATTAAAAGTATCAGCAAAATCCAATCCCAATTCAGTTGCAGGCGCACTCGCAGGGGTACTGCGTGAACGCGGAAATGCCGAATTGCAGGCGATTGGAGCGGGTGCACTGAACCAAGCCATTAAAGCTGTAGCCATTGCCCGGGGATTTGTCGCACCAAGCGGAGTGGATTTGATTTGTATTCCTGCTTTTACGGATATTGTTATTGACGGAGAAGACCGGACTGCAATCAAGCTGATTGTAGAGCCAAGATAA
- a CDS encoding membrane dipeptidase codes for MNSKLHTKWSVADLHCDVLCKMQLNPQVDFSHPSLDVTRERLLEGHVNLQTFAIYISQVLGTPRFEHVIRQVELFRQHVISPSVGLKPLLWREDLEERKDTSAGHLEGNGIKQLQESPWALLSLEGVGALEGNPFYAELCYALGIRLIGLTWNYANWAADGIMEQRGGGLTRKGHELIKRCNELGLLLDVSHLSVQGFWEVLEEAAQPPIASHSNAFVVCPHPRNLRDEQIRALIARNGRIGLTFVTMFLKEQGTVTAEDLLPHIEHICSLGGERHLMFGSDFDGIEHHVQGLEHPGKYPGFGELLMKHYSEELVKGWLGEHALEYLQTNLPSKMSF; via the coding sequence ATGAACAGTAAACTACACACGAAATGGTCGGTTGCCGATTTGCATTGTGATGTGTTGTGTAAGATGCAGCTTAACCCGCAGGTGGATTTCAGTCATCCTTCGCTTGATGTTACAAGAGAGCGTTTGTTAGAAGGCCATGTGAACTTGCAGACATTCGCTATATATATTTCTCAGGTGCTGGGTACGCCAAGGTTTGAGCATGTCATTCGTCAGGTTGAACTGTTCAGACAGCATGTGATATCCCCATCTGTCGGGTTGAAGCCGCTATTGTGGAGGGAAGACTTGGAAGAACGTAAGGATACATCAGCGGGACATCTAGAAGGAAATGGAATAAAACAACTTCAAGAATCACCGTGGGCTCTGCTATCGCTGGAGGGAGTGGGAGCGCTGGAAGGAAATCCGTTTTATGCTGAACTGTGCTATGCCTTGGGAATCCGTCTGATCGGGTTGACGTGGAATTATGCAAACTGGGCTGCTGACGGCATTATGGAGCAGAGGGGCGGCGGACTGACTCGCAAGGGGCATGAGTTGATCAAGCGCTGTAATGAACTAGGTTTGCTACTGGATGTATCGCATTTGTCCGTACAAGGCTTCTGGGAGGTGCTGGAGGAGGCGGCTCAACCGCCGATTGCTTCGCACTCCAACGCCTTCGTGGTATGTCCTCACCCACGTAATCTTCGGGATGAACAGATTCGTGCGTTGATCGCGCGTAACGGACGGATTGGCTTGACTTTCGTCACGATGTTTCTCAAAGAGCAGGGTACGGTGACGGCTGAGGATTTGTTGCCACACATTGAACATATTTGTTCACTAGGCGGCGAACGTCATTTGATGTTCGGATCTGATTTTGACGGTATCGAGCATCATGTGCAAGGGCTGGAGCATCCGGGGAAATATCCGGGTTTTGGAGAACTGCTGATGAAGCATTATTCCGAGGAACTGGTCAAGGGGTGGCTGGGAGAACATGCGCTGGAATATCTGCAAACGAATCTGCCTTCTAAAATGTCTTTTTAA
- a CDS encoding low temperature requirement protein A, with translation MLIKKVTWLELFYDLLFVAAVSKATHVLLHVEHGSISLEHLAKFILIFIPIWWAWVGQTVYNNRFGQDSMTHRIFMILQLFFVLIMTASLNVDFDAYYVSFFVGYIGLRGLTVIQYLLSAPQETANKQETARFFGTYFWIGIAISSFSLFFDSWIRYLILYVGIAVDILVPLIGRKKLVITPIHTEHLLERFAQFTLVLLGESVISMLSVLQSDHFTVSSVVFAALAFVLVIAIWWQYFENMEKHVDKSKQTAGQTIMYGHLFIYLSLSMLAASIQLLFLGQVAYIFVLCFTFASVLIYFLSVLLVFHRYRLSHLKPSLRVIFFLTGVLCVLFILNIFIVVPSHLMLAEIMLFFILFAKMTVHDIKG, from the coding sequence ATGTTGATAAAAAAGGTTACCTGGCTTGAACTCTTTTATGACTTATTGTTCGTAGCTGCTGTCTCCAAGGCCACTCATGTTTTACTACATGTTGAACATGGTAGTATTTCTTTGGAGCATCTGGCGAAGTTTATTTTGATTTTTATTCCGATATGGTGGGCTTGGGTAGGACAAACGGTCTACAACAATCGTTTTGGTCAAGACAGTATGACGCATCGAATCTTTATGATTCTGCAATTGTTTTTCGTGTTAATTATGACCGCCAGCCTGAATGTAGATTTTGATGCATATTATGTATCTTTTTTTGTTGGCTATATTGGTTTAAGAGGCTTGACCGTCATTCAATATTTACTTTCAGCACCTCAAGAAACGGCTAATAAACAGGAAACAGCTCGTTTTTTTGGGACCTATTTTTGGATTGGAATCGCCATCTCTAGCTTCTCCCTCTTTTTTGACTCTTGGATTCGATATTTGATTTTATATGTTGGCATTGCTGTTGATATCCTCGTTCCTTTGATCGGTCGTAAAAAATTGGTGATTACACCTATCCATACGGAGCATCTTTTAGAGCGTTTTGCACAGTTCACCTTAGTCCTGCTTGGCGAATCGGTGATCAGTATGCTTTCTGTTTTACAATCCGATCATTTTACGGTATCCTCCGTTGTATTTGCTGCCTTGGCTTTTGTATTAGTCATCGCAATCTGGTGGCAGTATTTTGAGAACATGGAGAAGCATGTAGATAAATCAAAACAAACAGCAGGGCAAACTATTATGTATGGTCATTTGTTTATTTATCTTTCACTTAGCATGCTGGCAGCTTCGATACAGCTCTTATTTTTGGGACAAGTAGCCTATATCTTTGTTCTTTGCTTTACCTTTGCTTCAGTACTTATTTACTTTTTGTCGGTTTTGCTGGTATTCCATCGGTACAGATTAAGTCATCTTAAACCAAGCCTTAGAGTCATTTTTTTCTTAACTGGAGTCCTCTGTGTCTTGTTTATCCTTAACATATTTATTGTTGTTCCCTCTCATCTTATGTTAGCTGAAATCATGCTGTTCTTTATCCTGTTCGCTAAAATGACAGTTCACGATATTAAAGGCTGA
- a CDS encoding phosphate propanoyltransferase, which yields MSKIVPVGVSARHIHLTQEHIEILFGAGYQLTEFKPLSQPGQFAANETVAVIGSKGQFDKVRILGPARPASQLEISRTDSFAIGVKAPVRESGSIDDTPGITVKGPAGEVELQEGVIVAARHIHFHTSDAAKWDIKDKQLLKVRVGGERGLVFENVLARVSDSFALDMHIDTDEANGAGVKNGDNAEIVD from the coding sequence ATGAGTAAAATCGTACCTGTCGGCGTTTCCGCACGCCATATTCACCTGACTCAAGAGCATATTGAAATTTTGTTCGGAGCAGGCTATCAACTGACTGAATTTAAACCATTGTCCCAACCAGGACAATTTGCCGCAAATGAAACGGTAGCTGTAATTGGTTCTAAGGGCCAATTTGATAAGGTTCGTATTTTGGGACCCGCTCGTCCGGCTTCCCAGCTTGAAATCTCTCGCACAGATTCCTTTGCTATTGGTGTAAAAGCGCCTGTACGCGAATCTGGCAGCATTGACGATACACCAGGAATCACAGTAAAAGGACCAGCCGGAGAAGTGGAACTGCAAGAGGGTGTAATCGTAGCTGCCCGTCATATTCATTTCCATACATCTGATGCAGCGAAATGGGACATTAAGGACAAGCAGTTGCTGAAAGTACGCGTCGGCGGCGAACGTGGTCTTGTATTCGAAAATGTTCTTGCACGTGTGTCCGATTCTTTTGCTTTGGATATGCACATTGATACAGATGAAGCGAACGGAGCCGGTGTGAAAAACGGTGACAACGCTGAAATCGTAGACTAA
- the miaB gene encoding tRNA (N6-isopentenyl adenosine(37)-C2)-methylthiotransferase MiaB, producing MAKETKDYSKYFDFSDAKIISQDEHSKKIRIRGREINIMAEPNHRKEKQRGKEDVQVLYDNAVPDELKHIGEGKHYIVYTFGCQMNEHDSETIKGLLEQMGYQATEDRKEADIILLNTCAIRENAEDKVFGELGHLKHLKTEKPGMLLGVCGCMSQEESVVNRILQKHGFVDMIFGTHNIHRLPQLVKEALFSKEMVVEVWSKEGDIIENLPKKREGMRAWVNIMYGCDKFCTYCIVPFTRGKERSRRPEDVIAEVRDLARQGFKEITLLGQNVNAYGKDLKDMNYRFGDLMDDMRKIDIPRIRFTTSHPRDFDDHLVEVLGKGGNLVEHIHLPVQSGNTDILKKMNRKYTRERVLELAAKIKAAVPHASLTTDIIVGFPGETDEQFEDTVSLVREVGYDFAYTFIYSPREGTPAASMEDNVPMSVKKERLQRLNNVVNQNSLRFNGRLRGEVVEVLVEGESKNNSEVLAGRTRSNKLVHFEGSKDLIGTFVQVKITEPMTFYIKGDLVQTAVAVNG from the coding sequence ATGGCCAAGGAAACGAAAGATTACTCCAAATATTTTGATTTCTCGGATGCAAAGATCATTTCTCAGGATGAGCATAGCAAGAAGATCCGCATTCGCGGACGTGAGATCAATATTATGGCGGAGCCGAATCATAGAAAAGAAAAGCAACGCGGTAAAGAGGATGTACAGGTATTGTACGATAATGCAGTTCCGGATGAGCTGAAGCATATCGGCGAGGGAAAGCATTACATCGTGTACACATTCGGTTGCCAGATGAACGAGCATGATTCCGAAACGATTAAAGGATTGCTGGAGCAAATGGGTTATCAGGCGACAGAGGATCGTAAGGAAGCGGACATCATCTTGCTGAATACATGTGCGATCCGTGAAAATGCGGAGGACAAAGTATTTGGTGAGCTGGGTCACCTCAAGCATCTCAAAACCGAGAAGCCGGGTATGCTGCTTGGCGTGTGTGGATGCATGTCGCAGGAAGAAAGTGTCGTCAACCGGATTTTGCAAAAGCACGGTTTTGTCGACATGATTTTTGGTACCCATAATATTCACCGCTTGCCGCAGCTCGTCAAGGAAGCACTCTTCAGCAAAGAAATGGTGGTCGAGGTGTGGTCCAAGGAAGGCGACATTATCGAGAACCTGCCGAAGAAGCGCGAGGGTATGCGGGCTTGGGTGAACATTATGTACGGCTGCGATAAATTTTGCACCTATTGCATTGTTCCCTTCACACGCGGTAAGGAAAGAAGTCGTCGTCCCGAGGATGTCATTGCTGAGGTAAGGGATTTGGCACGTCAGGGCTTTAAGGAAATTACTTTGCTCGGTCAGAACGTCAATGCCTATGGCAAGGATTTGAAGGATATGAATTACAGATTCGGGGATCTGATGGACGATATGCGTAAGATTGATATCCCGCGTATACGTTTTACAACATCACATCCGCGTGATTTTGATGACCACTTGGTTGAAGTGCTTGGTAAGGGCGGTAATTTGGTGGAGCATATCCATCTGCCTGTTCAATCCGGCAATACGGATATATTGAAGAAAATGAACCGAAAATATACACGTGAGCGCGTTCTGGAGCTGGCGGCGAAGATCAAAGCTGCAGTTCCGCATGCTTCGCTGACAACGGATATTATCGTAGGTTTTCCAGGCGAAACGGACGAACAGTTTGAAGATACCGTTTCTCTCGTGCGCGAGGTCGGTTACGACTTTGCCTACACCTTTATTTATTCGCCACGGGAAGGTACGCCAGCTGCGTCCATGGAAGATAATGTTCCTATGTCGGTCAAAAAAGAGCGTCTCCAGCGTCTAAACAATGTGGTGAACCAAAACAGCCTCCGCTTTAACGGTAGACTGCGTGGCGAGGTGGTTGAGGTGCTAGTGGAAGGCGAGAGCAAAAATAACAGCGAGGTGCTTGCAGGCCGGACCCGATCCAATAA